One Tubulanus polymorphus chromosome 5, tnTubPoly1.2, whole genome shotgun sequence DNA segment encodes these proteins:
- the LOC141905524 gene encoding uncharacterized protein LOC141905524 isoform X2 yields the protein MEGGLSPFDRREFVSKPFRLNVNDRESQILKKELDNVARKTIGEIQLALKEKKKNAATTDNVTNKIREEFKTPKKIKKRKRDPIIPFPPKPHNVQVKPDAYNPLEKGPDAKLPGTDELKKSYPNLNKDQTTIEELKKPKVTSVGVHPSRSSTKIDDLKVFMQGQSAISKDDIAIGEINKANSTLAYLTPMSSSPKLDLATIPSKPAILPQAGTIAAVPVAERQKPPSRPISGFTRKSTAKRSKVGISEVDLAKLDQNVEDKKPDDQKSYVSSGSSVKSSKELLEEAKALTSGKRSHSSKKHSISSQSGRDGAKGKGSSKEKQSTKSEPVPALKSEGRSVDDIISSLKTQDTHVMSESDRKIKEIMDRVMTRAPSTPYDESSDKHTEEGLTSEQQQDEQDEETEIEIEQAKTPEEDEAAEQETQASEDALAKTFAEIRKEVEQQETEKKAEELRIQQAEEEEMLRKRSEMEQILRDFELPVDVTHEDLVSIAGEKQVLHQRQEPPKLDSIDEEDASAEESSKIPVEETGRDFTSFHHFCSVSSEYQLPKELQGVMRKHITQAKYETVQAFNKRAEDFMGPEVMIEDETAVHAVPSESEDERNRRLSQAAAWILNEAELLGKQDRYSYDELKSTAEELIQTDELTIEGMQVKLKNDESRFYWTPAPAKLDVAPARVKMHLFPAYQSSMRPSRRLTDIDADESDESLTDDEFYEAPQMTSRDATIVNRILTRTYHSCEDLTNLMIMKLENLKSDQQKSEEESTLTYPTTARSISTVKTAQKSEQTFGSSVSEAATDIQVSTAPRMSFAEMRKWFVEATAVQTTSTVEESDTATARTETTVSIPFIKPIRRAKSLPNIQPEEDVLVIQQDFAVAVTELDKQRELIQKVAEERKAEEENQAQDENEEETEDASMDSTQMTNTATESIETTYESPFKSLFTRDLKKTAAELAVEAGRAYVIIPKPKKKKKQIDMARIEAIEKFIEQEPNRLERSKSLENVKHVVERQLRVPFHVRSRRRNSVTNLDFEGFVEEKGGITSSSENEREWVRDIWNEWFDEVFPPESESDDEVADAGQQFAATLAEDAAKKSTDKNNEQTVSARYDISLIDEIEPLVEGVDSQEIIQMLSEEVEKLTAVIESSDSSRPFDLCRRGAILRKLGFLKQAQNDLDLAIELEPMLLDAYWHRHLLFLLYDKITPALEDLNFLIKQNKSHAGAYRSRAEIFRRSNDMTMAIINYTQAIKLNPTDHEAYFKRAEMYEQRGEMLLALEDYNRCHKLMPTRTDALLKHAKYHFDNRNWAACISSFTDLLNISPDSAEGRTYRGLAYAKVKQWNSAVSDLSKAIHLNPDNSLAFYHRGCLLRTSHPKRALLDLSISILIDDSEDNLLAYLHRGILYNEMGRWEDAIPDFEAVLKLNKDIACAHVNLGLIYYQLESYHRAVKRFTAAIKVDPTYVRAYVCRAEAYTRVHDVKNALLDFTRAIHLRPDVPDYYMYRGYLVLKLGNLDLAAFCVQHAAELNVGLGQSPTQQAVVLSFLKQYDKAIEALQFAARQKPIAPHYFLLGKTEMKDKRFNDAVNSFQQALSVLKPWTERIPWPKEAAEAYFLIGKCYCEMKNHFEALDAFNNALKVNPKYANAYYQRGLMKMKLKQSKGIQDFNRALAIDPTIFQAYLSRAAYYGMKGQYSKAILNCNEAIRMQRKSVRAYLYRGALKYHIKAYELAIQDLTMATNLDSSCAMAYFNRAVCYHDSKDYGKALVDYGIVLLLDSDMILRVLINRGLLYFENGDYNNALYDFDYACKLQPKDVHLYHTLGLCYHKLGRLEEAIRAFTKAIELEQFFLDAYMGRGNAFLDFGTRTGVACARHDYERCIKLDPLYLPARVNLAYSLEMTGQFMQAWTQFTIAININPKYQPAFEGRAVINLQMRDTFAALQDINASLAVLGTAEIYTNRGVIYQFTEDPVNAMRDYQRAITIDPTYSLAYFNAANIYFHMRQFKQAERYYNKALQFNPKDEGAFLNRAITRTFLRDYEGAMKDFICAVQLMPMSSHVYLNRGNLYSSLQQYDKAEQDFTKALSIQPDDPVVYMRRADVRGKQGLKEIAIKDYRKALKIKARMRALKLNQMKGDLT from the exons ATGGAGGGAGGTCTGTCACCATTTGATAGACGTGAGTTTGTCAGTAAACCATTCCGCCTGAATGTTAATGATAGAGAAAGTCAGATACTCAAAAAGGAACTGGATAATGTCGCACGAAAAACCATCGGTGAAATTCAACTTGCCctcaaagaaaaaaagaaaaatgccGCAACAACCGACAATGTGACCAA caAAATCAGAGAAGAATTCAAAACTCCCAAGAAAATTAAGAAACGAAAGCGTGACCCAATAATTCCATTTCCGCCTAAA CCTCATAATGTACAAGTTAAACCTGACGCTTATAATCCACTTGAAAAGGGGCCTGACGCTAAATTACCCGGAACGGATGAACTTAAAAAATCCTATCCTAATTTGAATAAAGATCAAACGACCATTGAAG AGCTAAAAAAGCCAAAAGTTACATCGGTAGGAGTCCATCCATCAAGAAGCAG CACTAagatagatgatttaaaagtcTTTATGCAAGGCCAGTCGGCGATTTCAAAAGACGATATAGCAATTGGAGAAATCAACAAG GCTAATTCAACTTTAGCATATTTGACCCCGATGTCATCGAGTCCAAAGTTAGATTTGGCCACAATACCGAGTAAGCCAGCTATTCTACCACAGGCGGGGACAATTGCTGCCGTACCAGTAGCCGAAAGACAAAAACCTCCATCAAGACCAATTTCAGGATTCACTCGAAAAAGCACAG CGAAGAGATCAAAAGTAGGAATTTCAGAGGTCGATTTAGCAAAGTTAGACCAAAATGTTGAAGATAAAAAACCAGATGACCAAAAGAGTTATGTCTCAAGTGGCAGTTCA GTCAAATCCAGTAAAGAACTTCTCGAAGAAGCTAAAGCTCTCACTAGTGGTAAAAGAAGTCACAGTTCTAAGAAACATTCCATCAGTAGTCAGTCGGGAAGAGATGGCGCAAAAG GTAAAGGATCCTCGAAAGAGAAACAATCGACGAAATCAGAGCCCGTTCCCGCTCTGAAATCCGAGGGCAGATCCGTCGATGATATTATTTCGTCGTTGAAAACGCAAGATACACACGT CATGTCGGAGTCGGATCGTAAAATTAAAGAGATAATGGACAGAGTGATGACTCGAGCTCCATCTACACCATACGATG AATCTTCTGATAAACATACTGAGGAAGGTTTGACAAGTGAACAGCAACAGGATGAACAAGATGAGGAAACAGAAATAGAGATTGAACAAGCGAAAACACCTGAAGAGG ATGAAGCTGCTGAGCAGGAGACACAAGCTTCAGAAGATGCTTTGGCAAAGACCTTTGCTGAAATAAGGAAAGAAGTTGAACAGCAAGAGACCGAGAAGAAAGCCGAAGAACTCAGAATCCAGCAAGCGGAAGAGGAAGAAATGCTCAGAAAAAGATCGGAAATGGAGCAG ATTTTAAGAGATTTTGAATTACCAGTTGACGTTACGCATGAAGATCTAGTGAGCATCGCTGGTGAAAAACAAGTTCTCCATCAACGCCAAGAACCGCCGAAGCTCGACAGCATAGATGAAGAAGACGCATCAGCAGAAGAGTCGAGTAAAATACCGGTGGAAGAAACTGGGCGAGATTTCACCAGTTTTCATCATTTCTGTTCGGTCTCCTCCGAGTATCAGCTGCCGAAAGAGCTACAAGGAGTTATGAGGAAGCATATTACGCAGGCTAAATACGAAACTGTACAGGCCTTTAATAAAAGG GCGGAGGATTTCATGGGTCCAGAGGTGATGATTGAAGATGAAACGGCCGTACATGCGGTTCCGAGTGAAAGTGAAGATGAACGCAATCGTAGACTGTCGCAGGCAGCAGCTTGGATCCTCAACGAAGCTGAGTTATTGGGTAAACAAGATCGATACAGTTACGACGAATTGAAATCAACTGCAGAAGAATTGATTCAA ACTGATGAATTGACGATCGAAGGAATGCaggtgaaattgaaaaatgatgaatCGAGGTTTTACTGGACTCCGGCTCCAGCTAAATTGGACGTCGCTCCGGCTAGGGTAAAGATGCACTTATTCCCGGCTTATCAGAGCTCGATGCGTCCGAGTAGGAGACTTACGGACATTGACGCCGATGAATCCGATGAAAGTTTGACAGACGATGAATTTTACGAAGCCCCTCAGATGACTTCGAGAGACGCAACAATAGTAAAcag GATTCTTACGCGTACGTATCATTCCTGCGAAGATCTGACGAACCTGATGATTATGAAGCTCGAAAATCTGAAATCCGACCAACAGAAAAGCGAAGAAGAATCAACTCTAACTTATCCGACGACTGCCCGGTCGATATCTACAGTGAAAACAGCGCAGAAATCTGAACAAACCTTCG GCTCTTCTGTAAGTGAAGCTGCAACCGATATTCAAGTGTCTACCGCGCCTCGAATGTCGTTCGCCGAAATGAGGAAATGGTTTGTCGAAGCAACCGCCGTTCAAACGACGTCGACGGTCGAAGAAAGTGACACGGCAACAGCACGAACGGAAACTACTGTTTCAATTCCGTTCATCAAACCAATCag ACGTGCTAAATCTCTACCAAATATTCAGCCTGAAGAGGATGTACTAGTAATACAACAAGATTTTGCAGTAGCAGTTACAGAG CTCGACAAACAACGCGAGCTCATTCAGAAAGTAGCCGAAGAACGGAAGGCTGAAGAGGAAAATCAGGCgcaagatgaaaatgaagaagaaacCGAAGATGCATCAATG GACTCAACTCAGATGACGAATACGGCTACTGAAAGTATTGAAACTACGTATGAATCACCTTTTAAGAGTTTGTTTACAAGAG ATTTAAAAAAGACTGCTGCAGAATTGGCCGTCGAAGCTGGTCGCGCTTACGTGATAATTCCAAAACC gaaaaagaagaaaaaacaaattgatatgGCACGAATAGAAGCTATCGAAAAGTTTATCGAACAAGAACCGAATAGACTCGAAAGATCTAAATCtttggaaaatgtaaaacatGTTGTTGAGAGACAACTAAGAGTGCCATT CCACGTACGCTCGCGAAGAAGAAATAGTGTAACAAATCTAGATTTTGAAGGTTTCGTCGAGGAAAAAGGGGGCATTACCAG TTCGAGTGAGAACGAACGAGAATGGGTTCGGGATATCTGGAACGAATGGTTCGATGAAGTTTTCCCTCCGGAGTCGGAGAGCGATGATGAAGTCGCGGACGCCGGCCAGCAGTTCGCCGCTACGTTGGCAGAAGATGCAGCCAAGAAATCTAcggataaaaataatgaaca AACGGTATCGGCGCGATATGATATTAGTTTAATCGACGAAATAGAACCGTTAGTGGAAGGAGTCGACAGTCAGGAAATCATTCAA ATGCTAAGTGAAGAAGTTGAGAAATTGACTGCTGTGATCGAAAGCTCAGATAGTTCACGCCCGTTTGatttatgtcgacgaggtgcTATACTGCGCAAA CTCGGATTTCTCAAACAGGCTCAAAATGATTTAGATCT AGCTATTGAGCTGGAGCCGATGTTATTGGATGCTTATTGGCACAGACATTTGTTATTTTTACTATACGATAAAATCACACCGGCGCTGGAGGACTTGAACTTCCTTATCAAACAGAACAAGAGTCACGCAGGAGCGTATAGATCGAG AGCTGAAATATTCCGGCGTTCGAATGATATGACAATGGCTATCATCAACTATACACAAGCTATCAAATTAAATCCTACCGATCATGAGGCTTACTTTAAACGTGCCGAGATGTATGAACAG cGAGGAGAAATGTTGCTAGCTCTAGAAGATTATAACAGATGTCATAAATTGATGCCAACCCGTACAGATGCTTTGCTGAAACATGCTAAATATCACTTCGACAATCG AAATTGGGCAGCTTGTATTTCGAGCTTCACCGATCTCCTCAACATTTCACCCGATAGCGCCGAAGGCCGCACATACCGAGGTTTAGCCTACGCGAAAGTCAAACAGTGGAATTCGGCGGTCAGCGATCTGTCTAAAGCTATTCACCTGAACCCGGATAACAGCCTCGCGTTCTACCACCGCGGTTGTCTGCTGAGAACAAGTCACCCGAAACGGGCGCTGCTCGATTTGAGTATTTCGATTCTGATCGATGACAGCGAAGATAACCTGTTAGCGTATCTACACCGCGGAATACTGTATAACGAGATGGGCCGATGGGAAGACGCGATACCCGACTTCGAAGCCGTTCTCAAACTGAATAAAGACATCGCGTGCGCGCACGTCAACCTCGGTTTGATATATTATCAGTTGGAGAGTTATCACCGAGCGGTGAAACGTTTCACGGCGGCGATTAAAGTCGACCCGACGTACGTACGCGCGTACGTCTGCCGAGCTGAAGCTTATACTCGCGTACACGACGTTAAGAACGCGTTGTTAGATTTCACGCGAGCGATCCATCTGCGTCCGGACGTTCCCGATTATTATATGTATCGCGGGTATCTCGTTTTGAAACTCGGCAATCTGGATTTGGCGGCGTTCTGCGTACAGCACGCCGCCGAGTTGAACGTCGGTCTCGGACAGAGTCCGACGCAACAGGCCGTCGTGTTGTCGTTCCTGAAGCAGTACGACAAAGCGATCGAAGCGCTGCAATTCGCTGCCAGACAAAAACCGATCGCTCCTCACTATTTCCTTCTCGGTAAAACGGAAATGAAAGACAAGCGATTCAACGACGCGGTGAACAGTTTCCAGCAGGCGTTGTCCGTACTGAAACCGTGGACGGAACGAATCCCATGGCCGAAAGAAGCGGCGGAAGCGTACTTCCTGATCGGAAAGTGTTATTgcgaaatgaaaaatcatttcgaaGCGTTGGACGCTTTTAACAACGCTCTTAAAGTTAATCCTAAATATGCTAAT GCGTATTATCAAAGGGGactcatgaaaatgaaattgaaacaatcGAAAGGAATTCAAGACTTCAACCGAGCCTTGGCCATTGATCCAACAATTTTCCAG GCTTATCTCAGTCGAGCCGCATATTACGGAATGAAAGGACAGTATTCAAAAGCTATATTGAATTGCAATGAAGCAATTCGCATGCAGCGAAAAAGTGTCAGAGCCTATCTTTACAG agGTGCGTTGAAATATCACATAAAAGCGTATGAGCTCGCGATCCAAGATTTAACCATGGCTACAAATCTGGACAGTTCATGCGCTATGGCATATTTCAATCGGGCGGTGTGCTACCACGATAGCAAAGACTATGGAAAG GCGTTAGTTGATTATGGTATCGTCCTACTGTTAGATAGTGACATGATACTTAGG GTGCTGATAAATCGTGGTTTATTGTACTTCGAAAACGGAGATTACAACAATGCTCTGTACGATTTTGATTACGCCTGCAAACTGCAGCCGAAAGATGTACATCTCTACCACACTCTCGGACTTTGCTATCACAA ACTTGGACGATTGGAAGAAGCGATTCGTGCTTTCACGAAAGCTATCGAGTTGGAACAGTTCTTCCTCGATGCCTACATGGGACGTGGAAACGCATTCCTTGATTTTGGTACTCGCACTGGAGTCGCATGTGCAAG GCATGATTATGAACGGTGTATAAAGCTCGATCCTCTGTATCTACCGGCGCGAGTGAACCTCGCCTACAGTTTAGAGATGACCGGTCAATTTATGCAAGCGTGGACCCAATTCACTATTGctataaatataaatccaA AATATCAGCCAGCTTTCGAAGGACGAGCAGTTATCAATTTGCAAATGAGAGATACGTTCGCAGCGCTGCAGGATATCAACGCTTCGTTAGCCGTGTTGGGAACCGCGGAGATCTATACGAATCGAGGCGTTATTTATCAGTTTACGGAAGATCCGGTGAACGCGATGAGAGATTACCAACGAGCTATAACGATAGATCCTACTTATTCACTCGCTTACTTCAACGCCGCCAATATCTATTTCCATATGAGACAGTTTAAACAG GCAGAGCGTTACTACAATAAAGCACTGCAGTTTAATCCTAAAGATGAAGGCGCGTTCTTGAACAGAGCGATTACTCGAACATTCCTTCGGGATTATGAAGGTGCTATGAAGGATTTCATCTGCGCGGTACAACTGATGCCGATGTCTTCACACGTGTATCTCAACCGTGGAAACCTTTATTCTTCACTTCAACAGTACGACAAAGCTGAACAAGATTTCACAAAAG CCCTTTCAATCCAGCCAGACGATCCAGTCGTTTACATGCGTAGAGCAGATGTCAGAGGGAAACAAGGACTGAAAGAAATCGCCATCAAGGATTATCGCAAAGCGTTGAAGATTAAAGCTCGTATGAGAGCTCTTaaattgaatcaaatgaaGGGTGATTTAACCTGA